In Zingiber officinale cultivar Zhangliang chromosome 1A, Zo_v1.1, whole genome shotgun sequence, a genomic segment contains:
- the LOC122032367 gene encoding MAR-binding filament-like protein 1-1 isoform X2, protein MGLLAGSLYWSQASPPFLSSGFPSSPLLAARRRAATRNLVSAACCANEESPVGSAGASRRRTLLLVGISVFPFLKLRAIAADGLLVEESQSNGIGQQSYMVQPMSFRRRAKTIKQRVTEVDKDKQEVIMPGNQDAIVEDKQDDKLSEIQSVKDTMLEVSSEGPNQLEQAALQNAPASSFVSFLNEFGIVASGVLGALYATSQKEMTSIESHVESMKDKLTEKEAEMSSLKESFEKILQREQEEKKNQIRNFKEKESSLLTQLDSANGTAASLQLELNDNRKLVEELKGCISDLESNVAKTGRDKKLLEAKVKEKVDSINVLQDKLCMLSLDISDKEKNIQDLKSSLSEKETECAQLISNVEHSRNEHAVANSTIEELKQELLVAKTELSSKISSIGSLNQQIQMLESEKDSALQRVQDLIKDYSDLESSSEKRTALTSELLSKKDEQLHLLEQKLELALEEVKNSTIVIAELREEKDSAKALLERETIRMKKLNDELQANIEALEDSKVEASNLSKELEEAKVSYKKLMSELSEIQHSFVEMEKLLTQSVEEAKFSTKLMSDELISVKENLRRNKEELDISSKELNDIIEDHANLKKELVETYKKLENAVNELKEERKIASKLNKELEVLRKQIQRDSEARKTLEADLDEATKSLDEMNKSALLLSTELESTSSRCTSLEAEKDMLLLSFTEQKRAVKEAREDIEDAQNLILKLGNEKENLERRTKKLEEELSSAKGEILRLRRKISSEKEHSSVYQPKTEVTAGAPITARKTNSRRKKGGST, encoded by the exons ATGGGGCTTCTCGCCGGGAGCCTGTACTGGTCGCAGGCCTCCCCTCCGTTTCTCTCTTCCGGCTTCCCTTCTTCTCCGCTGCTCGCTGCTCGCAGAAGAGCGGCAACGAGGAATCTGGTGTCCGCAGCTTGCTGCGCGAATGAGGAGAGTCCCGTGGGTTCCGCGGGGGCTTCCCGAAGAAGGACGCTTCTACTTGTAGGCATCTCAGTCTTTCCCTTTCTCAAACTTCGAGCAATCGCTGCGGATGGTTTATTAGTCGaag AGTCACAAAGTAATGGAATCGGACAACAAAGTTATATGGTTCAACCAATGAGCTTTCGTAGACGGGCAAAGACAATAAAGCAGCGTGTCACTGAGGTAGATAAAG ATAAACAAGAGGTTATTATGCCCGGTAATCAAGACGCCATTGTGGAAGACAAACAGGATGATAAATTGTCGGAGATACAAAGTGTTAAAGATACCATGCTTGAAGTTTCATCTGAAGGACCTAATCAATTAGAG CAAGCAGCTCTTCAAAATGCACCAGCAAGCTCTTTTGTGTCTTTCTTAAATGAGTTCGGAATAGTTGCTTCAGGTGTTCTTGGTGCATTATATGCAACTTCCCAGAAGGAAATGACATCCATTGAATCACATGTGGAATCT ATGAAAGATAAATTGACTGAAAAAGAAGCAGAAATGTCTTCGCTGAAGGAGAGTTTTGAGAAAATATTACAGAGGGAACAGGAGGAGAAAAAGAACCAAATCAGGAACTTTAAAGAGAAGGAAAGTTCTCTGCTAACTCAACTGGATTCAGCAAATGGGACTGCAGCATCTTTGCAGCTAGAGTTGAATGATAACCGAAAACTAGTTGAGGAGCTCAAAGGTTGTATTAGCGATCTTGAGAGCAATGTTGCAAAAACTGGCAGAGACAAAAAATTACTTGAGGCCAAAGTTAAAGAGAAGGTAGATAGTATCAATGTTCTACAAGATAAACTATGCATGCTTAGCTTGGACATAAGTGACAAGGAGAAGAACATTCAAGATCTTAAATCATCTCTTTCTGAAAAAGAAACAGAATGTGCTCAGTTGATCTCAAATGTTGAACACTCAAGGAATGAGCATGCTGTTGCAAATTCAACTATTGAAGAGTTAAAACAGGAATTGCTTGTAGCTAAAACTGAATTAAGTTCAAAGATATCTTCAATCGGTTCTCTAAATCAACAAATTCAGATGTTAGAGTCAGAGAAAGATAGTGCCTTGCAAAGAGTTCAAGATCTCATTAAAGACTATAGTGAtttggaatcttcttcagagaAAAGAACAGCCCTTACTTCTGAATTGTTATCCAAGAAAGATGAGCAACTTCATCTTCTTGAACAAAAGCTTGAGCTTGCATTAGAAGAAGTAAAGAACAGTACTATTGTTATTGCTGAGCTGAGAGAAGAAAAGGATAGTGCCAAGGCATTACTGGAAAGAGAAACTATTAGGATGAAGAAGTTGAATGATGAGCTGCAGGCTAACATAGAAGCACTGGAAGATTCTAAAGTTGAAGCTTCGAATCTGTCCAAGGAACTGGAAGAAGCTAAAGTTTCATATAAGAAACTTATGTCTGAGCTATCAGAGATTCAGCACAGTTTCGTTGAGATGGAGAAACTGCTGACGCAAAGTGTGGAAGAAGCTAAGTTTAGTACAAAGCTAATGTCGGACGAATTAATATCAGTTAAAGAGAATCTGAGGAGAAACAAAGAAGAACTTGATATCTCATCCAAAGAATTAAATGATATCATTGAAGATCATGCAAACTTAAAGAAGGAATTAGTGGAAACATACAAGAAACTGGAAAATGCTGTGAATGAGttgaaagaagagagaaaaatagcTTCCAAATTGAATAAGGAGCTTGAAGTTTTGAGGAAACAAATACAAAGAGACTCAGAAGCACGAAAAACTCTCGAGGCTGATTTGGATGAGGCTACCAAATCACTCGACGAGATGAATAAGAGTGCATTATTGCTCTCAACTGAATTAGAGAGCACTAGTTCTAGGTGCACCAGCCTTGAAGCAGAGAAAGATATGCTATTGCTGTCCTTCACAGAGCAGAAAAGGGCTGTTAAAGAAGCTAGGGAAGATATTGAAGATGCTCAGAACCTCATTTTGAAGCTTGGCAATGAGAAAGAGAATTTAGAGAGGAGGACTAAGAAGCTTGAAGAGGAATTATCCTCTGCAAAGGGTGAGATACTACGACTGAGAAGAAAGATCAGCTCGGAGAAGGAGCATTCTAGCGTCTACCAGCCAAAGACTGAAGTGACAGCAGGGGCTCCTATTACAGCTAGGAAGACAAATAGCAGAAGGAAAAAAGGTGGATCTACATGA
- the LOC122032367 gene encoding MAR-binding filament-like protein 1-1 isoform X4, producing the protein MGLLAGSLYWSQASPPFLSSGFPSSPLLAARRRAATRNLVSAACCANEESPVGSAGASRRRTLLLVGISVFPFLKLRAIAADGLLVEDKQEVIMPGNQDAIVEDKQDDKLSEIQSVKDTMLEVSSEGPNQLEQAALQNAPASSFVSFLNEFGIVASGVLGALYATSQKEMTSIESHVESMKDKLTEKEAEMSSLKESFEKILQREQEEKKNQIRNFKEKESSLLTQLDSANGTAASLQLELNDNRKLVEELKGCISDLESNVAKTGRDKKLLEAKVKEKVDSINVLQDKLCMLSLDISDKEKNIQDLKSSLSEKETECAQLISNVEHSRNEHAVANSTIEELKQELLVAKTELSSKISSIGSLNQQIQMLESEKDSALQRVQDLIKDYSDLESSSEKRTALTSELLSKKDEQLHLLEQKLELALEEVKNSTIVIAELREEKDSAKALLERETIRMKKLNDELQANIEALEDSKVEASNLSKELEEAKVSYKKLMSELSEIQHSFVEMEKLLTQSVEEAKFSTKLMSDELISVKENLRRNKEELDISSKELNDIIEDHANLKKELVETYKKLENAVNELKEERKIASKLNKELEVLRKQIQRDSEARKTLEADLDEATKSLDEMNKSALLLSTELESTSSRCTSLEAEKDMLLLSFTEQKRAVKEAREDIEDAQNLILKLGNEKENLERRTKKLEEELSSAKGEILRLRRKISSEKEHSSVYQPKTEVTAGAPITARKTNSRRKKGGST; encoded by the exons ATGGGGCTTCTCGCCGGGAGCCTGTACTGGTCGCAGGCCTCCCCTCCGTTTCTCTCTTCCGGCTTCCCTTCTTCTCCGCTGCTCGCTGCTCGCAGAAGAGCGGCAACGAGGAATCTGGTGTCCGCAGCTTGCTGCGCGAATGAGGAGAGTCCCGTGGGTTCCGCGGGGGCTTCCCGAAGAAGGACGCTTCTACTTGTAGGCATCTCAGTCTTTCCCTTTCTCAAACTTCGAGCAATCGCTGCGGATGGTTTATTAGTCGaag ATAAACAAGAGGTTATTATGCCCGGTAATCAAGACGCCATTGTGGAAGACAAACAGGATGATAAATTGTCGGAGATACAAAGTGTTAAAGATACCATGCTTGAAGTTTCATCTGAAGGACCTAATCAATTAGAG CAAGCAGCTCTTCAAAATGCACCAGCAAGCTCTTTTGTGTCTTTCTTAAATGAGTTCGGAATAGTTGCTTCAGGTGTTCTTGGTGCATTATATGCAACTTCCCAGAAGGAAATGACATCCATTGAATCACATGTGGAATCT ATGAAAGATAAATTGACTGAAAAAGAAGCAGAAATGTCTTCGCTGAAGGAGAGTTTTGAGAAAATATTACAGAGGGAACAGGAGGAGAAAAAGAACCAAATCAGGAACTTTAAAGAGAAGGAAAGTTCTCTGCTAACTCAACTGGATTCAGCAAATGGGACTGCAGCATCTTTGCAGCTAGAGTTGAATGATAACCGAAAACTAGTTGAGGAGCTCAAAGGTTGTATTAGCGATCTTGAGAGCAATGTTGCAAAAACTGGCAGAGACAAAAAATTACTTGAGGCCAAAGTTAAAGAGAAGGTAGATAGTATCAATGTTCTACAAGATAAACTATGCATGCTTAGCTTGGACATAAGTGACAAGGAGAAGAACATTCAAGATCTTAAATCATCTCTTTCTGAAAAAGAAACAGAATGTGCTCAGTTGATCTCAAATGTTGAACACTCAAGGAATGAGCATGCTGTTGCAAATTCAACTATTGAAGAGTTAAAACAGGAATTGCTTGTAGCTAAAACTGAATTAAGTTCAAAGATATCTTCAATCGGTTCTCTAAATCAACAAATTCAGATGTTAGAGTCAGAGAAAGATAGTGCCTTGCAAAGAGTTCAAGATCTCATTAAAGACTATAGTGAtttggaatcttcttcagagaAAAGAACAGCCCTTACTTCTGAATTGTTATCCAAGAAAGATGAGCAACTTCATCTTCTTGAACAAAAGCTTGAGCTTGCATTAGAAGAAGTAAAGAACAGTACTATTGTTATTGCTGAGCTGAGAGAAGAAAAGGATAGTGCCAAGGCATTACTGGAAAGAGAAACTATTAGGATGAAGAAGTTGAATGATGAGCTGCAGGCTAACATAGAAGCACTGGAAGATTCTAAAGTTGAAGCTTCGAATCTGTCCAAGGAACTGGAAGAAGCTAAAGTTTCATATAAGAAACTTATGTCTGAGCTATCAGAGATTCAGCACAGTTTCGTTGAGATGGAGAAACTGCTGACGCAAAGTGTGGAAGAAGCTAAGTTTAGTACAAAGCTAATGTCGGACGAATTAATATCAGTTAAAGAGAATCTGAGGAGAAACAAAGAAGAACTTGATATCTCATCCAAAGAATTAAATGATATCATTGAAGATCATGCAAACTTAAAGAAGGAATTAGTGGAAACATACAAGAAACTGGAAAATGCTGTGAATGAGttgaaagaagagagaaaaatagcTTCCAAATTGAATAAGGAGCTTGAAGTTTTGAGGAAACAAATACAAAGAGACTCAGAAGCACGAAAAACTCTCGAGGCTGATTTGGATGAGGCTACCAAATCACTCGACGAGATGAATAAGAGTGCATTATTGCTCTCAACTGAATTAGAGAGCACTAGTTCTAGGTGCACCAGCCTTGAAGCAGAGAAAGATATGCTATTGCTGTCCTTCACAGAGCAGAAAAGGGCTGTTAAAGAAGCTAGGGAAGATATTGAAGATGCTCAGAACCTCATTTTGAAGCTTGGCAATGAGAAAGAGAATTTAGAGAGGAGGACTAAGAAGCTTGAAGAGGAATTATCCTCTGCAAAGGGTGAGATACTACGACTGAGAAGAAAGATCAGCTCGGAGAAGGAGCATTCTAGCGTCTACCAGCCAAAGACTGAAGTGACAGCAGGGGCTCCTATTACAGCTAGGAAGACAAATAGCAGAAGGAAAAAAGGTGGATCTACATGA
- the LOC122032367 gene encoding MAR-binding filament-like protein 1-1 isoform X3 has translation MGLLAGSLYWSQASPPFLSSGFPSSPLLAARRRAATRNLVSAACCANEESPVGSAGASRRRTLLLVGISVFPFLKLRAIAADGLLVEDKQDLILPDNQDILMPDKQEVIMPGNQDAIVEDKQDDKLSEIQSVKDTMLEVSSEGPNQLEQAALQNAPASSFVSFLNEFGIVASGVLGALYATSQKEMTSIESHVESMKDKLTEKEAEMSSLKESFEKILQREQEEKKNQIRNFKEKESSLLTQLDSANGTAASLQLELNDNRKLVEELKGCISDLESNVAKTGRDKKLLEAKVKEKVDSINVLQDKLCMLSLDISDKEKNIQDLKSSLSEKETECAQLISNVEHSRNEHAVANSTIEELKQELLVAKTELSSKISSIGSLNQQIQMLESEKDSALQRVQDLIKDYSDLESSSEKRTALTSELLSKKDEQLHLLEQKLELALEEVKNSTIVIAELREEKDSAKALLERETIRMKKLNDELQANIEALEDSKVEASNLSKELEEAKVSYKKLMSELSEIQHSFVEMEKLLTQSVEEAKFSTKLMSDELISVKENLRRNKEELDISSKELNDIIEDHANLKKELVETYKKLENAVNELKEERKIASKLNKELEVLRKQIQRDSEARKTLEADLDEATKSLDEMNKSALLLSTELESTSSRCTSLEAEKDMLLLSFTEQKRAVKEAREDIEDAQNLILKLGNEKENLERRTKKLEEELSSAKGEILRLRRKISSEKEHSSVYQPKTEVTAGAPITARKTNSRRKKGGST, from the exons ATGGGGCTTCTCGCCGGGAGCCTGTACTGGTCGCAGGCCTCCCCTCCGTTTCTCTCTTCCGGCTTCCCTTCTTCTCCGCTGCTCGCTGCTCGCAGAAGAGCGGCAACGAGGAATCTGGTGTCCGCAGCTTGCTGCGCGAATGAGGAGAGTCCCGTGGGTTCCGCGGGGGCTTCCCGAAGAAGGACGCTTCTACTTGTAGGCATCTCAGTCTTTCCCTTTCTCAAACTTCGAGCAATCGCTGCGGATGGTTTATTAGTCGaag ACAAACAAGATTTGATACTACCAGATAACCAAGATATTCTAATGCCAGATAAACAAGAGGTTATTATGCCCGGTAATCAAGACGCCATTGTGGAAGACAAACAGGATGATAAATTGTCGGAGATACAAAGTGTTAAAGATACCATGCTTGAAGTTTCATCTGAAGGACCTAATCAATTAGAG CAAGCAGCTCTTCAAAATGCACCAGCAAGCTCTTTTGTGTCTTTCTTAAATGAGTTCGGAATAGTTGCTTCAGGTGTTCTTGGTGCATTATATGCAACTTCCCAGAAGGAAATGACATCCATTGAATCACATGTGGAATCT ATGAAAGATAAATTGACTGAAAAAGAAGCAGAAATGTCTTCGCTGAAGGAGAGTTTTGAGAAAATATTACAGAGGGAACAGGAGGAGAAAAAGAACCAAATCAGGAACTTTAAAGAGAAGGAAAGTTCTCTGCTAACTCAACTGGATTCAGCAAATGGGACTGCAGCATCTTTGCAGCTAGAGTTGAATGATAACCGAAAACTAGTTGAGGAGCTCAAAGGTTGTATTAGCGATCTTGAGAGCAATGTTGCAAAAACTGGCAGAGACAAAAAATTACTTGAGGCCAAAGTTAAAGAGAAGGTAGATAGTATCAATGTTCTACAAGATAAACTATGCATGCTTAGCTTGGACATAAGTGACAAGGAGAAGAACATTCAAGATCTTAAATCATCTCTTTCTGAAAAAGAAACAGAATGTGCTCAGTTGATCTCAAATGTTGAACACTCAAGGAATGAGCATGCTGTTGCAAATTCAACTATTGAAGAGTTAAAACAGGAATTGCTTGTAGCTAAAACTGAATTAAGTTCAAAGATATCTTCAATCGGTTCTCTAAATCAACAAATTCAGATGTTAGAGTCAGAGAAAGATAGTGCCTTGCAAAGAGTTCAAGATCTCATTAAAGACTATAGTGAtttggaatcttcttcagagaAAAGAACAGCCCTTACTTCTGAATTGTTATCCAAGAAAGATGAGCAACTTCATCTTCTTGAACAAAAGCTTGAGCTTGCATTAGAAGAAGTAAAGAACAGTACTATTGTTATTGCTGAGCTGAGAGAAGAAAAGGATAGTGCCAAGGCATTACTGGAAAGAGAAACTATTAGGATGAAGAAGTTGAATGATGAGCTGCAGGCTAACATAGAAGCACTGGAAGATTCTAAAGTTGAAGCTTCGAATCTGTCCAAGGAACTGGAAGAAGCTAAAGTTTCATATAAGAAACTTATGTCTGAGCTATCAGAGATTCAGCACAGTTTCGTTGAGATGGAGAAACTGCTGACGCAAAGTGTGGAAGAAGCTAAGTTTAGTACAAAGCTAATGTCGGACGAATTAATATCAGTTAAAGAGAATCTGAGGAGAAACAAAGAAGAACTTGATATCTCATCCAAAGAATTAAATGATATCATTGAAGATCATGCAAACTTAAAGAAGGAATTAGTGGAAACATACAAGAAACTGGAAAATGCTGTGAATGAGttgaaagaagagagaaaaatagcTTCCAAATTGAATAAGGAGCTTGAAGTTTTGAGGAAACAAATACAAAGAGACTCAGAAGCACGAAAAACTCTCGAGGCTGATTTGGATGAGGCTACCAAATCACTCGACGAGATGAATAAGAGTGCATTATTGCTCTCAACTGAATTAGAGAGCACTAGTTCTAGGTGCACCAGCCTTGAAGCAGAGAAAGATATGCTATTGCTGTCCTTCACAGAGCAGAAAAGGGCTGTTAAAGAAGCTAGGGAAGATATTGAAGATGCTCAGAACCTCATTTTGAAGCTTGGCAATGAGAAAGAGAATTTAGAGAGGAGGACTAAGAAGCTTGAAGAGGAATTATCCTCTGCAAAGGGTGAGATACTACGACTGAGAAGAAAGATCAGCTCGGAGAAGGAGCATTCTAGCGTCTACCAGCCAAAGACTGAAGTGACAGCAGGGGCTCCTATTACAGCTAGGAAGACAAATAGCAGAAGGAAAAAAGGTGGATCTACATGA
- the LOC122032367 gene encoding MAR-binding filament-like protein 1-1 isoform X1, with product MGLLAGSLYWSQASPPFLSSGFPSSPLLAARRRAATRNLVSAACCANEESPVGSAGASRRRTLLLVGISVFPFLKLRAIAADGLLVEESQSNGIGQQSYMVQPMSFRRRAKTIKQRVTEVDKDKQDLILPDNQDILMPDKQEVIMPGNQDAIVEDKQDDKLSEIQSVKDTMLEVSSEGPNQLEQAALQNAPASSFVSFLNEFGIVASGVLGALYATSQKEMTSIESHVESMKDKLTEKEAEMSSLKESFEKILQREQEEKKNQIRNFKEKESSLLTQLDSANGTAASLQLELNDNRKLVEELKGCISDLESNVAKTGRDKKLLEAKVKEKVDSINVLQDKLCMLSLDISDKEKNIQDLKSSLSEKETECAQLISNVEHSRNEHAVANSTIEELKQELLVAKTELSSKISSIGSLNQQIQMLESEKDSALQRVQDLIKDYSDLESSSEKRTALTSELLSKKDEQLHLLEQKLELALEEVKNSTIVIAELREEKDSAKALLERETIRMKKLNDELQANIEALEDSKVEASNLSKELEEAKVSYKKLMSELSEIQHSFVEMEKLLTQSVEEAKFSTKLMSDELISVKENLRRNKEELDISSKELNDIIEDHANLKKELVETYKKLENAVNELKEERKIASKLNKELEVLRKQIQRDSEARKTLEADLDEATKSLDEMNKSALLLSTELESTSSRCTSLEAEKDMLLLSFTEQKRAVKEAREDIEDAQNLILKLGNEKENLERRTKKLEEELSSAKGEILRLRRKISSEKEHSSVYQPKTEVTAGAPITARKTNSRRKKGGST from the exons ATGGGGCTTCTCGCCGGGAGCCTGTACTGGTCGCAGGCCTCCCCTCCGTTTCTCTCTTCCGGCTTCCCTTCTTCTCCGCTGCTCGCTGCTCGCAGAAGAGCGGCAACGAGGAATCTGGTGTCCGCAGCTTGCTGCGCGAATGAGGAGAGTCCCGTGGGTTCCGCGGGGGCTTCCCGAAGAAGGACGCTTCTACTTGTAGGCATCTCAGTCTTTCCCTTTCTCAAACTTCGAGCAATCGCTGCGGATGGTTTATTAGTCGaag AGTCACAAAGTAATGGAATCGGACAACAAAGTTATATGGTTCAACCAATGAGCTTTCGTAGACGGGCAAAGACAATAAAGCAGCGTGTCACTGAGGTAGATAAAG ACAAACAAGATTTGATACTACCAGATAACCAAGATATTCTAATGCCAGATAAACAAGAGGTTATTATGCCCGGTAATCAAGACGCCATTGTGGAAGACAAACAGGATGATAAATTGTCGGAGATACAAAGTGTTAAAGATACCATGCTTGAAGTTTCATCTGAAGGACCTAATCAATTAGAG CAAGCAGCTCTTCAAAATGCACCAGCAAGCTCTTTTGTGTCTTTCTTAAATGAGTTCGGAATAGTTGCTTCAGGTGTTCTTGGTGCATTATATGCAACTTCCCAGAAGGAAATGACATCCATTGAATCACATGTGGAATCT ATGAAAGATAAATTGACTGAAAAAGAAGCAGAAATGTCTTCGCTGAAGGAGAGTTTTGAGAAAATATTACAGAGGGAACAGGAGGAGAAAAAGAACCAAATCAGGAACTTTAAAGAGAAGGAAAGTTCTCTGCTAACTCAACTGGATTCAGCAAATGGGACTGCAGCATCTTTGCAGCTAGAGTTGAATGATAACCGAAAACTAGTTGAGGAGCTCAAAGGTTGTATTAGCGATCTTGAGAGCAATGTTGCAAAAACTGGCAGAGACAAAAAATTACTTGAGGCCAAAGTTAAAGAGAAGGTAGATAGTATCAATGTTCTACAAGATAAACTATGCATGCTTAGCTTGGACATAAGTGACAAGGAGAAGAACATTCAAGATCTTAAATCATCTCTTTCTGAAAAAGAAACAGAATGTGCTCAGTTGATCTCAAATGTTGAACACTCAAGGAATGAGCATGCTGTTGCAAATTCAACTATTGAAGAGTTAAAACAGGAATTGCTTGTAGCTAAAACTGAATTAAGTTCAAAGATATCTTCAATCGGTTCTCTAAATCAACAAATTCAGATGTTAGAGTCAGAGAAAGATAGTGCCTTGCAAAGAGTTCAAGATCTCATTAAAGACTATAGTGAtttggaatcttcttcagagaAAAGAACAGCCCTTACTTCTGAATTGTTATCCAAGAAAGATGAGCAACTTCATCTTCTTGAACAAAAGCTTGAGCTTGCATTAGAAGAAGTAAAGAACAGTACTATTGTTATTGCTGAGCTGAGAGAAGAAAAGGATAGTGCCAAGGCATTACTGGAAAGAGAAACTATTAGGATGAAGAAGTTGAATGATGAGCTGCAGGCTAACATAGAAGCACTGGAAGATTCTAAAGTTGAAGCTTCGAATCTGTCCAAGGAACTGGAAGAAGCTAAAGTTTCATATAAGAAACTTATGTCTGAGCTATCAGAGATTCAGCACAGTTTCGTTGAGATGGAGAAACTGCTGACGCAAAGTGTGGAAGAAGCTAAGTTTAGTACAAAGCTAATGTCGGACGAATTAATATCAGTTAAAGAGAATCTGAGGAGAAACAAAGAAGAACTTGATATCTCATCCAAAGAATTAAATGATATCATTGAAGATCATGCAAACTTAAAGAAGGAATTAGTGGAAACATACAAGAAACTGGAAAATGCTGTGAATGAGttgaaagaagagagaaaaatagcTTCCAAATTGAATAAGGAGCTTGAAGTTTTGAGGAAACAAATACAAAGAGACTCAGAAGCACGAAAAACTCTCGAGGCTGATTTGGATGAGGCTACCAAATCACTCGACGAGATGAATAAGAGTGCATTATTGCTCTCAACTGAATTAGAGAGCACTAGTTCTAGGTGCACCAGCCTTGAAGCAGAGAAAGATATGCTATTGCTGTCCTTCACAGAGCAGAAAAGGGCTGTTAAAGAAGCTAGGGAAGATATTGAAGATGCTCAGAACCTCATTTTGAAGCTTGGCAATGAGAAAGAGAATTTAGAGAGGAGGACTAAGAAGCTTGAAGAGGAATTATCCTCTGCAAAGGGTGAGATACTACGACTGAGAAGAAAGATCAGCTCGGAGAAGGAGCATTCTAGCGTCTACCAGCCAAAGACTGAAGTGACAGCAGGGGCTCCTATTACAGCTAGGAAGACAAATAGCAGAAGGAAAAAAGGTGGATCTACATGA